The Marivivens sp. LCG002 genome contains a region encoding:
- the hypB gene encoding hydrogenase nickel incorporation protein HypB produces MCSVCGCGTSSVEGHDHHDHHHHDHDHHHHHGHGDIHFGQGPAGVAVAGMSQERLIEIETGILAKNDRYAAANRGVLGHLETFAINLVSSPGSGKTTLLCKTIEALGDQPLAVIEGDQQTANDADRIRATGARAIQVNTGKGCHLDAHMVGHAMEHLELAKGSMLFIENVGNLVCPAGFDLGEDCKVAILSVTEGEDKPLKYPDMFTASRLAVLNKVDLAPYCDVDLELYEANLRRVNPKIEILRVSARTGEGMEAWVGWLTSNLAQKSKTVAAE; encoded by the coding sequence ATGTGTAGCGTTTGCGGGTGCGGAACGTCATCGGTCGAGGGGCATGATCACCATGACCACCATCACCATGACCACGATCATCACCACCACCATGGGCACGGGGACATCCATTTCGGTCAGGGACCCGCTGGCGTTGCCGTTGCGGGCATGAGCCAGGAACGCCTGATCGAGATCGAGACAGGTATCCTCGCCAAGAACGACCGCTATGCCGCTGCCAATCGGGGCGTTCTGGGGCATCTCGAAACCTTTGCGATCAACCTTGTCTCTTCTCCGGGATCGGGCAAGACGACACTCCTGTGCAAAACGATCGAGGCGCTGGGCGACCAGCCGCTGGCCGTGATCGAAGGCGATCAGCAAACCGCCAATGATGCCGACCGCATCCGTGCCACAGGAGCGCGCGCCATTCAGGTGAACACGGGCAAAGGCTGTCATCTCGACGCCCATATGGTCGGCCACGCGATGGAGCATCTAGAGCTTGCCAAAGGATCGATGCTATTCATCGAGAACGTCGGCAACCTCGTTTGTCCCGCAGGGTTCGACCTCGGCGAGGATTGCAAGGTCGCCATCCTGAGCGTGACCGAAGGCGAAGACAAACCGCTCAAATACCCCGATATGTTCACGGCCTCGCGACTTGCCGTCCTCAACAAGGTGGACCTTGCCCCCTATTGCGATGTCGATCTGGAGCTTTACGAGGCGAACCTGCGCCGCGTGAACCCCAAGATCGAAATTCTCCGCGTTTCTGCCCGCACCGGCGAGGGGATGGAGGCATGGGTCGGCTGGCTCACGTCCAATCTTGCGCAAAAATCGAAAACGGTGGCGGCAGAGTAA